From one Desulfurococcus sp. genomic stretch:
- a CDS encoding haloacid dehalogenase-like hydrolase has protein sequence MKSPRKLLVVVDFDGTIIAENSTRVFEKCLVSKLDSRLLKHLLLALLFTKLAALTDRFFRILDKLLDVSDSRRLLVIPVTAGFLNSRSIEECVKQASRSLTFNSNLLRVLEALKVNLSDVVVLSNGFKQIIESFAEYRELHFKAIIASELSSQGYYVAREVRIPVKKIVLEKLSERNTVVYVTDALGEYLEFKKLEKLKDIKVLLVATSH, from the coding sequence GTGAAATCCCCTAGGAAACTACTAGTTGTAGTAGACTTCGATGGCACAATTATCGCTGAGAACTCGACTAGGGTTTTCGAGAAGTGCTTGGTGTCTAAGCTAGATAGTAGGCTCCTGAAACACCTGCTTCTAGCCTTATTGTTCACTAAGCTAGCAGCTTTAACAGATAGATTCTTCCGCATCCTGGATAAACTTCTCGATGTATCAGACTCCAGGCGCCTCCTAGTGATTCCAGTGACTGCAGGATTCCTGAATTCTAGGAGTATTGAGGAGTGTGTTAAGCAGGCGTCTCGAAGCCTTACCTTCAATAGTAATTTACTCAGAGTCCTTGAAGCATTAAAAGTTAATTTAAGCGATGTAGTAGTCCTCTCAAATGGATTCAAGCAGATTATAGAATCATTCGCTGAATACAGGGAGCTACACTTCAAAGCTATTATAGCATCTGAGCTTTCAAGTCAAGGCTACTATGTAGCCCGCGAGGTTAGAATACCAGTTAAAAAGATTGTACTAGAGAAGCTCTCCGAGAGAAATACTGTAGTATACGTCACTGATGCACTCGGCGAGTACCTAGAGTTCAAGAAGCTAGAGAAGTTGAAAGACATTAAAGTACTCCTGGTAGCAACTTCTCATTAA
- a CDS encoding glycosyltransferase family 4 protein, whose amino-acid sequence MNFFSVMYQTSNSKGQERVAQGMVKWAARLGYRAWLVTSIYHDGTPVVSEIELSRSEKGYLVYEKDVYTGIPVIRVSSVRVMWPPRRIAFRDFIPVLRALDRELGVDFIVTHSTLWNGPEEASKWIMWKRLMKTLGENVGVTVYAHMSHYQPPDPTRYSIIERTYRMSWNTLVLPSIFKAAHLVLCLTGVEAEDMIAMGARPEQIHLFPGGIDDDVAALIDQAKPDLFREKYGISEDKLIVAYVGTIEERKNPLNVVRVARRLQGVKDLVFVIAGKPGDQWEEVIREARGLSNVVVTGELSEELKASLIKASHLNIILSRMEAFGLTQLEFMYAGKPVVTSGVYGQKWLVRNNMDGLHVNGPDDIEGAAKAILTLTRNSEKYEELSLNAKNRAESFKLSILVRELIEKAKSLST is encoded by the coding sequence ATGAACTTCTTCTCAGTGATGTATCAAACCTCTAATTCTAAGGGTCAGGAACGTGTAGCTCAAGGCATGGTTAAGTGGGCTGCTAGACTAGGGTATAGGGCGTGGCTTGTCACCAGTATATACCATGATGGAACACCTGTTGTATCAGAGATAGAGTTGTCGAGAAGTGAGAAAGGATATCTCGTATACGAGAAGGATGTTTACACTGGTATACCCGTCATCCGTGTTAGCAGTGTTAGAGTAATGTGGCCGCCCCGCAGGATAGCATTCAGAGACTTCATTCCAGTACTGAGAGCACTTGATAGAGAGCTTGGTGTAGACTTCATTGTAACACACTCAACACTCTGGAACGGCCCCGAGGAAGCCTCAAAGTGGATTATGTGGAAGAGACTCATGAAAACCTTAGGTGAGAATGTAGGGGTAACAGTCTACGCTCACATGTCTCACTATCAGCCCCCAGACCCTACGAGGTACTCGATCATTGAAAGAACGTATAGAATGTCCTGGAATACCCTTGTTTTACCCTCGATATTCAAAGCTGCACACCTAGTGCTGTGTTTAACAGGCGTGGAAGCTGAAGACATGATTGCCATGGGTGCTAGACCTGAGCAGATACACTTATTCCCTGGAGGCATAGATGATGATGTTGCAGCACTAATAGACCAGGCTAAACCAGACCTCTTCAGAGAGAAGTATGGGATCAGTGAGGATAAACTGATAGTAGCCTACGTGGGCACTATTGAGGAGCGAAAGAACCCCCTCAACGTTGTAAGGGTAGCAAGAAGACTACAAGGTGTTAAAGACTTAGTCTTCGTGATCGCTGGGAAACCAGGAGATCAATGGGAGGAGGTTATCAGAGAGGCGAGAGGGCTAAGCAACGTCGTGGTGACAGGAGAACTCAGCGAGGAGTTAAAAGCCTCCCTAATAAAGGCTTCACACCTAAACATAATACTCTCGAGAATGGAGGCCTTCGGGCTCACGCAGCTAGAATTCATGTACGCGGGTAAACCAGTTGTAACCAGCGGGGTGTACGGGCAGAAATGGCTTGTAAGAAACAACATGGATGGCCTGCATGTAAACGGGCCTGACGATATCGAAGGAGCTGCTAAAGCCATTTTAACTCTAACAAGGAACAGTGAAAAATACGAGGAGTTAAGTTTGAACGCGAAGAACAGGGCTGAATCCTTCAAGCTATCAATACTAGTGCGGGAGCTAATCGAGAAAGCTAAATCCCTCTCAACATAG
- a CDS encoding MFS transporter — MLGREIAKARSALKAYVRELRSILRGNVGVMALSWFLFSLTGNLVNPFLAKYAEDLGASETDVAFMRSIGSIALALSIIPGGLITDYMGRVKPIIVGTGLVAVVQFLYGLAPDWRTLTAVYVIDMVSHFYQPALTSIVMDSLPVGMEFKGFLVLNVISSIPGLMVPVFGGVLYDVYGVRGMRLGFIAQGIVALIVLLLRIKMFRETFKPSNKDFSKLIFELAGYRAVLSKAIGVYVSQTLLSLSMGVLGTYGILYAINVLGFSKAQWGLISVASTIGVLIASFGYMNARLRIGKTIVYSSITLALSQFIIALLYYARSYSLILLFLVMIAISIAQYIYNSAVSAVLTRTLPVEIRGRATGIQGIIGNLSSSAASALAGVLYITLNYNGAFVVSGLIGVLNVVYLIVYLKAWRLE; from the coding sequence ATGCTTGGAAGAGAGATAGCTAAAGCTCGCAGCGCTCTCAAAGCCTATGTAAGAGAGTTAAGGAGTATACTCAGAGGAAATGTAGGTGTTATGGCTTTATCATGGTTTCTCTTCTCGCTGACTGGTAACCTGGTGAACCCGTTCCTAGCTAAGTATGCCGAGGATCTAGGTGCTAGTGAAACCGATGTAGCATTCATGCGTAGTATTGGCTCTATCGCTCTAGCACTCTCAATTATACCTGGTGGATTAATTACAGACTACATGGGGAGGGTTAAACCCATAATAGTAGGTACTGGGCTTGTAGCCGTAGTTCAATTCCTGTACGGCCTGGCACCAGATTGGAGAACACTGACAGCCGTTTACGTTATCGACATGGTATCACACTTCTACCAGCCGGCTCTTACTTCAATAGTAATGGACTCTCTTCCAGTTGGCATGGAGTTCAAGGGGTTCCTGGTGCTGAATGTCATCAGCAGTATACCCGGCCTCATGGTTCCTGTGTTCGGTGGAGTACTATACGATGTCTACGGCGTGAGAGGCATGAGATTAGGGTTTATTGCCCAAGGGATTGTAGCTCTCATAGTACTATTACTACGTATTAAGATGTTCAGGGAGACCTTTAAACCCAGTAATAAGGATTTCAGCAAGTTGATCTTCGAGCTAGCCGGGTATAGAGCTGTTCTTTCGAAGGCTATTGGAGTATATGTTTCCCAGACGCTTCTATCTCTATCGATGGGTGTATTAGGCACCTACGGGATACTCTACGCGATAAACGTGCTCGGCTTCTCTAAAGCCCAGTGGGGTCTTATCAGCGTGGCTTCAACCATAGGGGTGCTTATAGCATCCTTCGGATACATGAATGCAAGATTGAGGATTGGGAAGACCATAGTCTACTCGTCGATTACTCTAGCTTTATCACAGTTTATCATAGCGTTACTATACTATGCGCGCTCTTACTCCCTGATCCTCCTCTTCCTTGTAATGATTGCTATCTCAATAGCACAGTACATCTATAACTCGGCTGTTTCAGCAGTCCTCACTAGAACACTACCAGTAGAGATACGGGGCAGGGCAACCGGAATACAGGGGATTATAGGTAACCTTAGCTCTTCAGCTGCATCAGCGCTTGCAGGAGTACTCTACATTACACTAAACTATAATGGAGCCTTCGTGGTCTCAGGGTTGATAGGAGTCTTGAACGTAGTCTACCTTATCGTATACCTGAAAGCCTGGCGTCTCGAGTAG
- the thyX gene encoding FAD-dependent thymidylate synthase yields MKAKYLPEARLIAYLSGSSRIVASASKLTLSPKDFIDISSGMSEEKIEAWIKELVRRGHGSPLEHSIFIFEVACSRVCSHQLVRHRHASFSQLSQRYSDRYLRSLVRRACEHLGLQYREDYSYYVTLLEKFLESSPDYEVLLDVAGEAFIVPPSVLRGRNKMFLESLVAGVKQFYEVVSSGVPFEDARFLLPQAVKTRLLVSMNARELIEVFLPLRTCRRAQWEIRSIAWQILEELNRVEPALFKYSGPRCLLQDNRVRVEPCTLSDYFNGTCKPVIERCPELVPRDKIVECVRASMSLEVD; encoded by the coding sequence TTGAAAGCCAAGTATCTCCCTGAGGCGAGGCTGATAGCTTATCTCAGCGGGTCTTCGAGGATAGTGGCTTCAGCATCCAAGCTTACACTCTCACCAAAAGATTTCATTGATATAAGCAGTGGGATGAGCGAGGAGAAAATTGAAGCGTGGATTAAGGAGCTTGTGAGACGCGGCCATGGCTCGCCACTCGAGCACTCTATATTTATTTTCGAGGTGGCTTGTAGCAGAGTGTGCAGCCACCAGCTGGTTAGGCATAGGCATGCATCGTTCTCACAGCTCTCGCAGAGGTATAGTGACAGATACTTAAGGAGCCTCGTCAGGAGAGCCTGCGAGCACCTAGGCCTCCAGTACCGAGAGGATTACAGCTACTACGTCACCCTACTAGAGAAGTTTCTAGAGTCAAGCCCAGACTACGAGGTTCTCCTCGATGTAGCAGGTGAGGCATTCATAGTTCCTCCGTCAGTCCTTAGAGGTAGGAATAAAATGTTCCTTGAATCACTGGTAGCTGGCGTCAAGCAGTTCTATGAGGTTGTCTCATCCGGTGTACCCTTCGAGGACGCTAGGTTCCTTCTACCACAGGCGGTTAAAACTAGACTCCTCGTCTCCATGAATGCTAGAGAACTGATAGAGGTATTCCTGCCTTTAAGAACCTGCAGAAGGGCTCAGTGGGAGATTAGAAGTATTGCCTGGCAGATTCTTGAGGAGCTTAACCGAGTCGAGCCAGCTCTATTCAAGTACTCGGGGCCAAGGTGCCTGCTACAGGATAACAGGGTTAGAGTAGAACCCTGTACTCTAAGCGACTATTTTAACGGTACATGCAAGCCGGTGATAGAGAGGTGCCCGGAGCTGGTTCCAAGAGATAAAATCGTGGAATGCGTGCGCGCTTCGATGAGCCTTGAAGTAGACTAG
- a CDS encoding anaerobic ribonucleoside-triphosphate reductase activating protein — MNILLIGSGWKSISLVDVYGSVTFTLWLCGCNLRCPFCHNWRLADRSREVCGPLDIGKLMGELEASKGFIDYLHVTGGEPLVQYKGLVELFKTAKSKGVPVSLNSNLTIYKPLKLLLEDSLVDHVATDLKAPFTELTGVPEGSASTLFRLYESSLKLIAEKNIALELRVPVARKLTVEVIRDVVKALHEVIDKLTDKTVVIVNPLLTKPLVDPRNPDWCSRFCMPEEDELREIAEVFRELGFKTVVKEVPR; from the coding sequence ATGAACATCCTGCTTATAGGTTCAGGCTGGAAGAGTATTAGCCTAGTTGACGTCTACGGCTCCGTGACATTTACTCTATGGCTGTGTGGATGTAATCTTAGATGCCCTTTCTGCCACAACTGGAGGCTTGCTGATAGAAGCAGAGAGGTGTGCGGGCCGCTAGATATAGGTAAGTTGATGGGGGAGCTAGAAGCTAGCAAGGGGTTCATAGATTACCTTCATGTCACAGGTGGTGAACCCCTAGTACAGTACAAGGGGTTAGTAGAGCTCTTCAAGACTGCTAAGAGTAAAGGTGTTCCTGTAAGCCTTAACTCTAATCTAACAATCTACAAGCCGCTTAAACTGCTTCTGGAAGACAGCTTAGTGGATCATGTAGCAACAGACCTTAAAGCCCCGTTCACAGAGCTAACAGGGGTTCCAGAAGGAAGTGCCAGCACACTATTCAGGCTCTACGAGTCATCCCTGAAGCTCATTGCAGAAAAGAATATAGCCTTAGAGTTAAGGGTGCCTGTTGCAAGAAAGCTGACGGTGGAAGTCATTAGGGATGTAGTGAAAGCGCTCCACGAGGTAATAGATAAGCTCACTGATAAAACAGTAGTTATAGTGAACCCGCTGCTTACAAAGCCTCTAGTAGACCCTCGAAACCCTGACTGGTGTTCAAGATTCTGTATGCCCGAGGAAGACGAGCTCAGAGAAATTGCAGAAGTCTTCAGGGAGCTAGGCTTTAAGACCGTGGTTAAAGAGGTGCCTCGTTGA